In a genomic window of Sediminispirochaeta bajacaliforniensis DSM 16054:
- a CDS encoding transglutaminase domain-containing protein — translation MKKYVICLIVYFSVFTLYSENEDNYKYFNLNENNLVVATNKYRTELPLQIVLDIPEELKNGIDTAPLKYIDELINYLTEWTNDDFLKIKSIHDWICLNIEYDVDAYNEGNIKLEDYFVTLRYKKAVCGGYAALFHYMVYKAGFASAIISGLTKGNSKYAIGEKKIFVRHAWNSVKINGAYYLVDVTWNAGYVKSNKFIQK, via the coding sequence TTTTCTGTATTTACTCTTTATTCTGAAAATGAGGATAATTATAAGTATTTCAACTTGAATGAAAACAACTTAGTTGTTGCTACAAATAAGTATAGAACTGAATTGCCTTTACAAATAGTATTGGATATTCCTGAAGAATTAAAGAACGGTATAGATACTGCTCCATTGAAGTATATCGATGAACTTATTAATTATTTAACAGAGTGGACCAATGATGATTTTTTGAAAATAAAATCAATTCATGATTGGATTTGTTTAAATATAGAATATGACGTAGACGCTTATAATGAAGGAAATATAAAGTTAGAAGATTATTTTGTTACGTTACGATATAAGAAAGCTGTGTGTGGAGGATACGCTGCTCTATTCCATTATATGGTATATAAAGCTGGATTCGCGTCAGCCATAATATCTGGATTAACAAAGGGGAATAGTAAGTATGCTATTGGAGAGAAAAAAATATTTGTCAGACATGCATGGAATAGTGTAAAAATCAATGGTGCATATTATCTCGTTGATGTAACGTGGAATGCAGGATACGTAAAAAGTAATAAGTTCATACAAAAGTAG